GCCGCTTCGGCAGCCTCAGCCTCGCCGCGAGCTACCGCAACGTCAACCAGCAGATCGCGGGCTACAGCGCCAGCGGCTCGGGCGTGGACCTGGCCGTCTTCAACCGCCCCCATCGGCTCTTCAGCTTCGGCCTGCTCATGCAGAACCTGCTGCCGCCCAAGCTCACGCTCGATCAGACGCCGGAGACCTTCCCGCTCACCCTGCGCCTGGGCGGCGCGCTGCACCTGCAGAACGGCCGCTGCCTGACGACGCTGGACCTCGTGCGCGTCGGCGACGCGCCGCTGGTCCTGCAGGCCGGCAGCGAGCTGTGGGTGCCCGGCGGCTTCGCGCTGCGCAGCGGCTGGGACACCCAGCGCGGCAGCTACGGCGCGGGTGGCGGCTACCGCAACGGCCCCTGGCAGCTGGACTACGCCGTCGCGGACACGGAGATCGGCCTCTCCCACCGCCTCAGCTTCACCTGGCGCTTCGGCGTCGCCACGGGCATCAGCCTGCGCAGCGATGCCACGCGCTTCTCGCCCAGCGGCGAGCGCAACCAGGTCGAGCTGAAGCTGAGGAGCCAGTTCCGCGGCAAGGCGAAGGGCTGGGAGCTGGCCATCCTCGACGGCGGCGGCAAGCCCGTGCACGGCGCGCGCGGCAGCAAGGAGCCGCCGGCCACCTACACCTGGGACGGCCGCGACGACGACGGCCGCCTCGTGTCGACCGGCAACTATCGCGTCGTGGTCGTCGTCCACGACGAGTACGGCGACCCCTGGTCGCAGGAGATCGCCGTCGAGATCCGCGACTACGATCCGGCCCTGAAGACCCCCGTCCAGCTCGAGGTGAACTGAGGTGCGCTCCATGTGGAAAGGACTCCCGCTGCTCGTCTGCGCGCTCGCCGCGCTGGCCCCCGCGGCCGGCGCGCAGGAGACGGCAGGCGCGCTGATCGACGCCGCCGACCTCCTGCTGGCCAAGGACGGCGCGAGCATGGCGGCCGTGGACGCCTATCGCGCCGTCTGCCAGAAGTTCGAGCACTCCGAGCACGCTGCGCGCGCGCGCACGATGGCCGCCGAGTGCCTCTGGCGCCTGGGTGACCTCAAGGCCGCCGATGCCGAGTTCGCTCGCGTGCCGAGCGCCACGGGCGCCACCCCCATCCTGCGCGCGTCCGCCGAGCTGCGCCGGGGCCAGTGCGCCTTCGCGCTCGCCGACTTCCCCCGCGCCGCGCTGCACTTCGGCGCCGTGGCCGGCGGCGAGGGCGGCTATCTCGCTCGCGACGCGCAGCTCGCCCTCGCCCAGACCTGGGTGGCCCTCGGCGAGTGGGAGGACTTCAAGGCGACCGCCGATCGCCTCGTCGCCGCCTGGCCGCGCTACGGCGAGCGCCCAGAGCTGCGCTTCGCCTACGGCGTCTACCACTACCAGCGCGGCGAGCTGGCAGCCGCGCGCGCCCAGTTCCAGCAGGTGGAATCCGAGCGGGCTCGCTACTACACGGCGCGCACCCTGGCCGAGGAAGGCCAGCACCTCAAGGCCATCCAGCAGTTCCGCCAGCTCCTCGTGCGCTACCCGGAAACCGCCCTCGCCGAGGACGTGCGCTTCGCCATCGCCGAGTGCTTCCTGCGCTCCGGCCAGCGCCAGCTCGCGCGCAGCGCCTTCGAGGACGTCCTCGCCGCCCACCCGACCAGCGAGCACGCGCTTGCGGCGCGCTTCAAGCTGGCGACGATCCTCTTCCAGGACGAGGACTACGCCCGCACTCTCGACAGCCTGGCCGCCCTGCTCGCCGACGCCCCCGCGGCGGATCCCCTCCGCGAAAAGGTGCTGATGCTCCAGGGCCTCGCCTACTTCCAGCTCGGCCGCGAGAGCGAGGCGGATCACGCCTTCAGCGCCATCCTCGGCGCGTTCCCCAAGGGCCTCACCAGCTCGAGCGCACTCTTCAGGATGGTGCACCACTACGCCCGGGGCGAGAACTGGAACCAGAGCATCGGGCTCGGGCACATGTTCATGGATCGCTACCCGGGCGATCCGCTCGCCGGGCGCGTGCAGCTGATCCAGTCGCTCGACCAGATCGAGCTGGGCAATCTCGGTCCCGCTCGCGAGCTGCTCGGCAAGCTGCTCGACCAGGCGGCCGGCACCGACCTCGGCGAGAAGGCGCTCTTCCTGCTCACCTGGTCTTATCATGAGGACGGCGACCACGATCGCATCGTCACGAACTACCGACACCTGGCGCGGCGTCTCCTGCCCACGCCGAACCCCTGGCGCGCCCACACCTACTAAAAGATCGCCGAGAGCTACTTCGAGCTCGGTCTCTACCAGGACGCGGCCGACCTCTACCGCCTCGTGCTGAACGACTACCCATTCAGCGATGCGGCGCCCTACGCCCTGCAGGGCATGACGGCCAGCTACAGCCAGCTCGGCGAGGACCAGAAGGCGGCCCTCGAGCAGGAGCGCTACCTGCTCGTCATCAGCAACGAGGCGAGCGAGAATCCGGCGAACGCGCTGGCCGCCGCGGGCATGCACTTCAACCGCAAGGACCACAAGCAGGCCCTGGCGCTCTACGACGAGTTCCTCGCCACGCAGCCCACTGGCGTGGAGTGCGCGCAGGCGCTCTACCAGTCCGGCGAGTGCCTCTACGCGCTCCAGTACTACGAGGACGCCGTCGCGCGCTGGCAGCGCGTCATCGCCGAGCATCCCGACTACGCCGACCTGCCGGGGGTACTGGGCAAGCTCGCGGACACCCTCTTCGGCCTTAAGCGCTACGACGAGGCGCGCGCCATCTACGGGGATCTCGCGGCCCGCTACCCGGAGGCGCCCGCGGCCGAGGAAGCGCTCTTCAACCAGGCCAACTGCGTCTACAACGCGGGCGACTACGACAGAGCCGCCGCGCTCTTCAGCGCCTACCTGACGGCGCACCCGGCCGGGCTGCGCGCCCTCGACGCGCAGCAGGCGGTCCAGGCTTGCTTCCTGCGCAGCGGCCGGGACATGCTGGCCTACGTCGAGCAGAACCCAGACGCGACCTTCGCCGCGGAGGTGCTCTGGGAGCAGGGCAGCGAGGCCTTCCGCGAGCAGCGCTACGCCGAGGCGGCGCAGCGTCTGGAGGCGATCACGCTGCGCTATCCCAACGCGGAGGTCGCTCCGGACGCGCTCTTCTACCTGGCCGAGTCGCGCTTCGCGCTCGGCGATCTCGACGGTGCGCGCGTCTGCTTCGAGAACTTCACGGCGACCTACCCCGATCGCCCGCTGGTCGCCGCGGCGCTGCTCAAGGCGGGGCACATCCTCTACAGCCAGGAGAAGTACAGCGAAGCGGCCGGCCACTTCCTGATCCTGGCCGACCAGTATGCGAGTGACGCGCTGGCCCCCCTCGGGCTCTTCAACGCCGGGCTCTGCTACCGGCAGCTCGAGCAGTGGGGCAGCTTCCTGCGCAACGGCGAGGACTTCCTGAAGCGCTACCCCGAGCACGAGCGGCGCCTGGAGCTCGAGCTGCAGATGGCCGACGTCTACCAGAACGAGACGGGCGACGCCGCCGCCGCCCTCGCCCGCTACGAGGCGCTGGCGCAGCGGCCGGATGCGCCCTCCGTGCTGGTCCACTACCAGCGCGGCGAGGCGCTCAGCAAGCTCGGTCGCACCGACGAGGCGCTCGCGGCCTACGCCCTCGCGGCGGACAGCCCGAACGCGCTGGCCGACGACCACGGCATCGCAGCGCTCGCCCGCATCGCCTCGCTCAAGGAAGAGGCCGGGGACCTCGCCGGCGCGCGAGGCGCCTATCAGCGCATCGCTCAGAATCCCCACAACGCCGAGTGGGCGGCGCTCGCCCACGATCGCATCACCGCTTTGGACCAGGACCAGCAACAGGCGGGCGCCAACTAGAGCCCGGAAGGATCCGCAAAGGAGAGGGAATGCTCACGGACAACAACATGATGGTGATGTTCTTCAAGAGCCAGACGATGCTGGTGCTCATCGCCTGCAGCGTCGTCGTGGTCACCTTCGCGCTGGAGCGCTGGATCTACTTCCTGCGCACGCGCTACTCGGCGCGCGAGTTCAAGGCGACGATGCGCAAGCAGCTCTCGCGCAACCAGCTCAGCGAGTTCTCGCGCTACTGCGAGCAGGGTAGCGGCTCGCTGGGCCGCATCATGGCCGCCGCGGTCGAGAATCTCAGCGCGGGGCGCGAGCAGGTCGACCAGATCCTCGACACCGAGATCGAGAAGGAGCAGATCAAGCTCGAGAAGAACCTGGTCATCCTGGGCA
This genomic interval from bacterium contains the following:
- a CDS encoding PorV/PorQ family protein produces the protein MKHRILFSAILLLAAAPPLAAQEAAGGLPGAFLRFGGSARGLAMGGAATGLANDVGALFANPAGLEQVRGTELLFFHAELLADTRYEYVGLVQPLGAYGTLGLAGTLLSSGEFERSSLLADSDETFDEQQNAIQISFARRFGSLSLAASYRNVNQQIAGYSASGSGVDLAVFNRPHRLFSFGLLMQNLLPPKLTLDQTPETFPLTLRLGGALHLQNGRCLTTLDLVRVGDAPLVLQAGSELWVPGGFALRSGWDTQRGSYGAGGGYRNGPWQLDYAVADTEIGLSHRLSFTWRFGVATGISLRSDATRFSPSGERNQVELKLRSQFRGKAKGWELAILDGGGKPVHGARGSKEPPATYTWDGRDDDGRLVSTGNYRVVVVVHDEYGDPWSQEIAVEIRDYDPALKTPVQLEVN
- a CDS encoding tetratricopeptide repeat protein, producing the protein MWKGLPLLVCALAALAPAAGAQETAGALIDAADLLLAKDGASMAAVDAYRAVCQKFEHSEHAARARTMAAECLWRLGDLKAADAEFARVPSATGATPILRASAELRRGQCAFALADFPRAALHFGAVAGGEGGYLARDAQLALAQTWVALGEWEDFKATADRLVAAWPRYGERPELRFAYGVYHYQRGELAAARAQFQQVESERARYYTARTLAEEGQHLKAIQQFRQLLVRYPETALAEDVRFAIAECFLRSGQRQLARSAFEDVLAAHPTSEHALAARFKLATILFQDEDYARTLDSLAALLADAPAADPLREKVLMLQGLAYFQLGRESEADHAFSAILGAFPKGLTSSSALFRMVHHYARGENWNQSIGLGHMFMDRYPGDPLAGRVQLIQSLDQIELGNLGPARELLGKLLDQAAGTDLGEKALFLLTWSYHEDGDHDRIVTNYRHLARRLLPTPNPWRAHTY
- a CDS encoding tetratricopeptide repeat protein, coding for MLNDYPFSDAAPYALQGMTASYSQLGEDQKAALEQERYLLVISNEASENPANALAAAGMHFNRKDHKQALALYDEFLATQPTGVECAQALYQSGECLYALQYYEDAVARWQRVIAEHPDYADLPGVLGKLADTLFGLKRYDEARAIYGDLAARYPEAPAAEEALFNQANCVYNAGDYDRAAALFSAYLTAHPAGLRALDAQQAVQACFLRSGRDMLAYVEQNPDATFAAEVLWEQGSEAFREQRYAEAAQRLEAITLRYPNAEVAPDALFYLAESRFALGDLDGARVCFENFTATYPDRPLVAAALLKAGHILYSQEKYSEAAGHFLILADQYASDALAPLGLFNAGLCYRQLEQWGSFLRNGEDFLKRYPEHERRLELELQMADVYQNETGDAAAALARYEALAQRPDAPSVLVHYQRGEALSKLGRTDEALAAYALAADSPNALADDHGIAALARIASLKEEAGDLAGARGAYQRIAQNPHNAEWAALAHDRITALDQDQQQAGAN
- a CDS encoding MotA/TolQ/ExbB proton channel family protein, producing the protein MLTDNNMMVMFFKSQTMLVLIACSVVVVTFALERWIYFLRTRYSAREFKATMRKQLSRNQLSEFSRYCEQGSGSLGRIMAAAVENLSAGREQVDQILDTEIEKEQIKLEKNLVILGTLANIAPLLGLFGTVVGIIRAFRDIAITGSGGSSVIAMGVSEALLTTAAGIVIAVIATVCYNYFTRTIRVRATDAEDARNDFWKYVNSRPVQ